Proteins co-encoded in one Gossypium arboreum isolate Shixiya-1 chromosome 11, ASM2569848v2, whole genome shotgun sequence genomic window:
- the LOC108474118 gene encoding uncharacterized protein LOC108474118: MKKKQIPNSPLDDKETPKEIDNENEIPLEDGSDICQQLMDRYSKSSAPQHRHLMATAAAMRSILSSESLPLSPPAYFAASISALDDDSAATLDSTAIGALLTFLSLVVPAVPKGGIASGKAKEAVEVVVRVLGKEGLGVASLRSGVKCLGLLLVGFSDLQDWHSVQFGLESLLGFAIDKRPKVRRCAQEYLEKFFKSSQSSDVMKEASKLVLSLLKSHMPVALTLNTIKSADDSKDETLSNPEHLEVLHMLNVLKLTVPYLSATIRLKILSELCKLTSSEFSILTRNIHKTIEVFFGNSNAEAIIPATENIIVSLSSYVSGEKNPVDTLISAATLLKCAVDKLYAVDSNSWTKHTPFVYDSLAALLSSEASVASHASDIMKELITDHIDLKSLSSDNNGLGSEEADALKSICSIFENTLSSSDGIPNEHVLAVLTVLFQKLGESSYIFMKGIVHKLADLMTRISGNTSNTNHLQNCVGSAVTVIGPERILTLLPITLSVDNFMHSNMWLVSILKDYVVGASLSYYMEHIVPLAKSFQEASCKVKKSVIRQDLQAHSHSLWGLLPAFCRYSIDTHKRFKALAELLIDILKEDSLMHENIAVAIQILVNQNKNILRSGEDADESNNTVMGDSKLELRIPDTYSKKTATKNIKALSSCAPEILQALTDVFIHSIPAKRLYLKDAIGCLASITDSSITKRIFVLLVEKLQSIDGEGEFVKQADNADEVVEKEKNTNTMGKDASRCIIMELASSLISGAEEDLIDFIYVLIKQTFQETNEIGHHEAYYALSRILEEHAWFCSSKSEELIDLLLGLKSPADTPSLRNRLDCFNTLMVHTLKVSSLEENTKPFLILNEIIVTLKDGKEETRKTTYDILLKMSSTLRKSSDLESDPPYHKLISMIMGYLSGSSPHIKSGAVAALSVLVYDDPEICISVPDLVSSILSLLQTKAVEVIKAVLGFVKVLVSTLQAKDLQNFLSDIINGVLQWSSISRNHFRSKVTIILEILTRKCGIAAVQSVAPEKHKGFLNTVIENRRGKTTSEETDVNDADKVPVGSSTEGSRKRRDKGFGAFKSKNDMIEHRKRKRDKRDGGSKHAKSSEHVGHGGGMKMAKRAKHLGNSMKDHSEGNGKKKNFDKGSSTGRGQKRKINQATTSQKGEAAGDKRHSFKVQTRPKKFRGVNKKGDK; this comes from the exons ATGAAGAAAAAACAAATCCCAAATTCCCCGTTAGACGATAAAGAAACCCCGAAGGAAATCGACAACGAAaacgaaatccctttggaagatGGGTCCGATATCTGTCAGCAACTCATGGATCGTTATTCAAAATCATCAGCCCCGCAGCATCGCCACCTAATGGCCACTGCTGCCGCCATGCGTTCCATCCTTTCATCTGAGTCGCTTCCTTTATCTCCGCCGGCTTACTTTGCTGCCTCCATTTCTGCCCTCGATGATGATTCAGCAGCCACCCTTGATTCGACGGCTATCGGTGCGCTTCTGACGTTCTTGTCGCTTGTGGTTCCGGCGGTGCCGAAAGGAGGGATTGCCAGTGGGAAGGCAAAGGAGGCGGTGGAAGTTGTGGTGAGAGTATTGGGGAAGGAGGGATTGGGAGTTGCGAGTTTGAGAAGTGGGGTGAAGTGTTTGGGGTTGTTGCTTGTCGGATTTTCTGATTTGCAGGATTGGCACTCGGTTCAGTTTGGTCTAGAGTCATTGCTTGGATTCGCCATTGATAAACGACCCAAG GTTCGGAGATGTGCTCAAGAATATCTTGAGAAGTTTTTTAAGTCTTCACAGTCCTCAGATGTTATGAAGGAGGCAAGTAAATTGGTACTTTCCTTGCTAAAAAGCCATATGCCTGTTGCACTTACCTTAAACACCATAAAAAGTGCAGATGATTCTAAGGATGAAACATTATCGAATCCTGAACATTTGGAGGTCCTTCATATGTTAAATGTGCTGAAGCTTACTGTTCCATATCTCTCTGCCACAATccgtttgaaaattttatcagAACTATGTAAACTTACTAGTTCTGAGTTCTCTATTCTTACACGGAACATTCATAAAACCATTGAAGTATTTTTTGGGAACTCAAATGCTGAAGCGATTATACCAGCGACGGAGAACATTATAGTTTCTCTTTCTTCTTATGTCTCTGGGGAGAAGAATCCTGTTGACACTCTCATATCTGCCGCAACTTTGTTAAAATGTGCTGTAGATAAACTTTATGCTGTAGACTCAAACTCCTGGACGAAGCACACTCCTTTTGTTTATGATTCATTAGCAG CTCTTTTGTCTTCTGAGGCTAGCGTGGCATCACATGCATCAGATATTATGAAGGAGTTGATTACCGACCATATAGATCTGAAGTCTCTTTCATCTGATAACAATGGCCTTGGTAGTGAGGAAGCAGATGCATTAAAATCTATATGTTCAATCTTTGAGAATACCCTAAGTTCAAGTGATGGAATTCCAAACGAGCATGTTTTGGCTGTCTTGACTGTTTTGTTTCAGAAACTCG GAGAATCCTCATATATATTTATGAAGGGCATTGTACATAAACTTGCTGACTTAATGACTCGCATTAGTGGGAACACATCTAACACAAACCAT CTTCAGAATTGTGTAGGATCAGCAGTTACTGTTATCGGGCCAGAGAGGATTCTGACTCTTTTGCCTATAACCCTTTCTGTTGATAACTTCATGCATTCAAACATGTGGTTGGTATCCATATTGAAAGACTATGTCGTTGGAGCATCTCTTAGCTATTATATGGAGCATATAGTGCCACTTGCAAAATCCTTTCAGGAAGCAAGTTGTAAAG TAAAAAAGTCTGTAATTCGTCAAGATCTGCAGGCTCACAGTCATAGCCTCTGGGGATTACTACCTGCCTTTTGTCGTTATTCTATTGATACACACAAGAGGTTTAAAGCTTTGGCTGAACTTTTAATTGATATTCTTAAGGAGGACTCGCTTATGCATGAAAATATTGCTGTTGCCATACAG ATTCTTGTCAACCAAAACAAAAATATACTTAGATCTGGAGAGGATGCTGATGAATCAAACAATACTGTAATGGGAGACTCTAAATTAGAGCTCAGAATTCCAGACACTTATTCAAAGAAAACTGCAACCAAAAATATCAAGGCATTATCATCATGTGCTCCGGAGATTCTTCAGGCTCTAACTGATGTATTTATTCATTCCATTCCAGCAAAGCGTTTATATCTTAAG GATGCCATTGGATGCTTGGCTTCAATAACAGACTCTTCTATTACCAAAAGGATTTTTGTGTTATTGGTTGAGAAGCTGCAGTCCATTGATGGTGAAGGTGAATTTGTAAAGCAAGCTGATAATGCAGATGAGGtggtggaaaaagaaaaaaacactaATACTATGGGTAAAGATGCAAGCAG GTGTATCATAATGGAGCTGGCATCTTCTCTTATTTCAGGGGCAGAGGAGGACCTTATTGATTTTATCTATGTCTTAATAAAGCAAACTTTCCAG GAAACAAATGAGATCGGTCATCATGAAGCATATTATGCTTTAAGCAGAATTTTGGAG GAGCATGCTTGGTTTTGTTCTTCTAAATCGGAGGAGTTGATTGATCTATTACTTGGCCTAAAATCTCCAGCTGATACTCCATCTCTTAGAAACCGGCTTGATTGCTTCAACACACTAATGGTTCATACCTTGAAG GTGAGCTCATTGGAGGAAAATACGAAGCCATTCCTTATTCTTAATGAGATTATAGTCACATTGAAGGAT GGAAAGGAAGAAACAAGGAAAACAACTTACGATATATTACTAAAGATGAGTTCTACCTTAAGAAAGTcgtcagatctcgaatctgatcCACCCTATCACAAACTGATTAGCATG ATAATGGGATATCTTTCTGGTTCATCACCTCACATTAAGAGTGGAGCAGTGGCTGCCCTGTCTGTTCTCGTGTATGATGATCCTGAGATATGTATCTCAGTGCCTGATCTTGTTTCTTCTATTTTATCCTTGTTGCAAACCAAAGCTGTGGAAGTTATAAAA GCTGTTTTGGGTTTTGTAAAAGTCTTGGTTTCCACCTTGCAAGCTAAAGACCTGCAGAATTTTCTTTCCGATATTATCAATGGAGTTCTACAGTGGTCATCTATCTCGAGAAATCATTTCAGATCAAAG GTCACTATAATACTGGAAATTTTGACAAGAAAGTGTGGTATTGCTGCTGTTCAATCTGTTGCTCCGGAAAAGCACAAGGGTTTTCTGAATACCGTTATAGAG AACCGACGTGGCAAAACGACTTCTGAAGAAACTGATGTCAATGATGCAGACAAAGTACCCGTGGGTTCATCAACCGAAGG GTCTCGAAAGAGGAGAGATAAGGGATTCGGTGCTTTTAAAAGTAAAAACGACATGATCGAACACCGAAAGAGAAAAAGGGACAAAAGGGATGGTGGCAGCAAGCACGCCAAATCAAGTGAACATGTTGGCCATGGTGGTGGAATGAAAATGGCTAAAAGAGCTAAGCACTTAGGAAATTCAATGAAGGATCATTCAGAAGGAAATGGTAAAAAGAAGAATTTCGACAAAGGGTCCAGCACCGGCAGAGGTCAGAAGAGAAAGATAAATCAGGCAACTACGAGCCAAAAGGGTGAGGCAGCTGGTGATAAACGACATTCTTTCAAGGTACAAACTCGACCCAAGAAATTTAGAGGGGTAAATAAGAAAGGTGACAAGTAA
- the LOC108471909 gene encoding agamous-like MADS-box protein AGL18 isoform X1: MGRGKIEIKKIENLNSRQVTFSKRRNGLLKKAKELSILCDAEVGVIIFSSTGKVYQWSSTSMEHTLSRYNKGMEEDHSQEHPSDKQEAEQKLQGIEVNTMKEEYLRLHTAYMRLNGKELDDLSFKELKQLENQLNEGIASVKQQKEQILMEQLKRSRLQEQKTTMENEDLRKQVEELRQKRSSKILELNPLLERRLDHSPNNSKADYNNSASDDDNHLSDTSLHLGLTSKVGRKRKATEIEPTTNDSGSQVASE, translated from the exons ATGGGTAGAgggaaaattgaaataaaaaagatagaaaatttGAATAGCAGGCAAGTAACGTTTTCAAAGAGGCGAAATGGGTTGTTGAAGAAAGCTAAAGAATTGTCCATTTTATGTGATGCAGAGGTTGGGGTTATTATTTTTTCAAGCACCGGCAAGGTCTATCAATGGTCCAGCACCAG TATGGAACACACTCTTTCAAGATACAACAAAGGAATGGAAGAAGATCATTCTCAAGAACACCCTTCTGATAAGCAAGAAGctgag CAGAAGTTGCAAGGAATTGAGGTAAACACCATGAAAGAGGAGTATTTAAGGCTACACACAGCATACAT GAGGCTTAATGGCAAAGAACTAGATGATTTGAGTTTCAAAGAATTAAAACAGCTGGAGAATCAATTAAACGAAGGGATCGCATCAGTTAAGCAGCAAAAG GAACAAATTCTAATGGAGCAGCTTAAAAGATCTCGATTACAG GAACAAAAGACTACAATGGAGAATGAAGATCTACGCAAACAG GTTGAGGAATTGAGACAAAAAAGGAGCTCAAAAATACTAGAATTGAATCCATTGCTGGAAAGAAGACTTGAtcattcaccaaataattcaaaggCTGACTATAATAATAGTGCATCAGATGATGACAACCATCTCTCAGACACTTCCTTGCACTTAGG GTTAACGTCAAAAGTCGGACGTAAAAGAAAAGCGACGGAGATTGAACCCACGACCAATGATTCAGGAAGCCAAGTGGCTTCAGAgtga
- the LOC108471910 gene encoding uncharacterized protein LOC108471910: protein MGFLLVFFPEAIHNKIIGTSINNTTTNNKTSSSRFIKRTNPNLLFTKARFTISMCALLVSLTLLFFTLSTLEPSSSSMWDFKALHVLKKKPNVVSSSSSFALQGMGTLYRRGTTAMDELIICHVVEDIAEDELKLFLRVLHRSGITSRADIVFLFGSSLLSSRFSFLIHEENESFLKLVRYYNELNTTSFRDSVFRFNSTQFWKSGKKDMGEPVWGKKGRGNYSSSNEDESESTRMIYGSVVGFDVNELDPENSLGGFLDYIPLSLRRWACYPMLLGKLRRNFNYVMLLDVKSLLLLSYPLGRVRSRSSESVYLFSSCSNNSKSNLEKTQSHCRVNSAILMGGVKGTRRLANAMLTQIVRATIQQHKKKNSVSESGIFSQLVGNGYIMKNVELTTLTESFQGAGSLSGLSSDSVEGYSIIQRGNGNRDISSMIMNLICLCEADSSVYRDC, encoded by the coding sequence ATGGGTTTTCTTCTCGTCTTCTTCCCCGAAGCCATCCACAACAAAATCATCGGCACCTCCATTAATAACACCACCACCAATAATAAAACATCATCATCAAGATTCATTAAAAGAACAAATCCCAATCTCCTTTTCACCAAAGCTAGATTCACCATTTCCATGTGCGCTCTTTTAGTTTCCCTCACTCTTCTCTTCTTCACTCTCTCAACTCTCGAACCTTCCTCTTCTTCAATGTGGGATTTTAAAGCTCTGCATGTACTCAAGAAAAAACCCAATGTCGTTTCGTCTTCTTCTTCGTTCGCTTTACAAGGGATGGGTACTTTGTATAGACGTGGAACAACCGCCATGGACGAGCTTATCATTTGCCATGTTGTTGAAGATATAGCCGAAGATGAACTCAAGCTTTTCTTACGAGTCTTACATAGATCCGGTATCACTTCAAGGGCTGACATAGTTTTCCTTTTTGGGTCCTCTTTATTATCTTCTAGATTCAGCTTTTTGATTCATGAAGAGAACGAGTCATTCTTGAAACTCGTTCGATATTACAACGAGTTGAATACTACGAGTTTCCGTGACTCAGTCTTTCGTTTCAACTCGACCCAGTTTTGGAAATCTGGGAAGAAAGATATGGGAGAACCGGTTTGGGGAAAGAAGGGGAGAGGGAATTATAGTAGTTCAAATGAAGATGAAAGTGAGTCAACTCGGATGATTTATGGCTCAGTTGTGGGGTTTGATGTGAATGAGTTGGATCCTGAGAACTCGTTGGGTGGGTTTTTGGATTATATTCCACTGAGTTTAAGAAGATGGGCTTGTTATCCAATGTTATTAGGAAAATTGAGGCGAAACTTCAATTATGTAATGTTATTAGATGTTAAGAGTTTACTGTTACTCAGTTATCCGCTCGGCCGTGTTAGGAGTCGGAGTTCCGAGTCCGTTTATTTATTTAGCAGCTGCAGCAACAACAGTAAAAGTAACTTGGAGAAAACTCAGTCTCATTGTCGGGTTAACTCGGCTATTTTGATGGGTGGAGTTAAGGGAACTCGGAGATTAGCCAATGCAATGTTGACTCAGATTGTTAGAGCTACAATACAACAGCATAAGAAGAAGAACTCGGTATCTGAGTCGGGAATTTTCAGTCAACTCGTCGGCAATGGCTATATAATGAAGAACGTAGAGTTGACAACATTGACCGAGTCATTTCAAGGAGCGGGTTCACTCAGTGGGTTGAGTTCTGACTCAGTTGAAGGTTATTCAATAATACAACGTGGTAATGGTAATCGTGATATTAGTTCCATGATTatgaatctaatatgtttatgtGAAGCAGATTCTTCTGTTTATAGGGATTGTtaa
- the LOC108471909 gene encoding agamous-like MADS-box protein AGL18 isoform X2, with protein MGRGKIEIKKIENLNSRQVTFSKRRNGLLKKAKELSILCDAEVGVIIFSSTGKVYQWSSTSMEHTLSRYNKGMEEDHSQEHPSDKQEAEKLQGIEVNTMKEEYLRLHTAYMRLNGKELDDLSFKELKQLENQLNEGIASVKQQKEQILMEQLKRSRLQEQKTTMENEDLRKQVEELRQKRSSKILELNPLLERRLDHSPNNSKADYNNSASDDDNHLSDTSLHLGLTSKVGRKRKATEIEPTTNDSGSQVASE; from the exons ATGGGTAGAgggaaaattgaaataaaaaagatagaaaatttGAATAGCAGGCAAGTAACGTTTTCAAAGAGGCGAAATGGGTTGTTGAAGAAAGCTAAAGAATTGTCCATTTTATGTGATGCAGAGGTTGGGGTTATTATTTTTTCAAGCACCGGCAAGGTCTATCAATGGTCCAGCACCAG TATGGAACACACTCTTTCAAGATACAACAAAGGAATGGAAGAAGATCATTCTCAAGAACACCCTTCTGATAAGCAAGAAGctgag AAGTTGCAAGGAATTGAGGTAAACACCATGAAAGAGGAGTATTTAAGGCTACACACAGCATACAT GAGGCTTAATGGCAAAGAACTAGATGATTTGAGTTTCAAAGAATTAAAACAGCTGGAGAATCAATTAAACGAAGGGATCGCATCAGTTAAGCAGCAAAAG GAACAAATTCTAATGGAGCAGCTTAAAAGATCTCGATTACAG GAACAAAAGACTACAATGGAGAATGAAGATCTACGCAAACAG GTTGAGGAATTGAGACAAAAAAGGAGCTCAAAAATACTAGAATTGAATCCATTGCTGGAAAGAAGACTTGAtcattcaccaaataattcaaaggCTGACTATAATAATAGTGCATCAGATGATGACAACCATCTCTCAGACACTTCCTTGCACTTAGG GTTAACGTCAAAAGTCGGACGTAAAAGAAAAGCGACGGAGATTGAACCCACGACCAATGATTCAGGAAGCCAAGTGGCTTCAGAgtga